Proteins from a genomic interval of Acidimicrobiales bacterium:
- the proB gene encoding glutamate 5-kinase: MASTGPDPHRATSYRSSTVVKVVVKVGTSSLTDELGTIDEAAVAKVCAEIAAVRSVGYQVVAVTSGAIAAGLPVLGLAGRRPRDPVTLQALSAVGQSRLMGVWDRHLAEHGLIGGQVLLAPLDFALRDQYLHARATLTRLLELGVVPVVNENDAVADDEIRFGDNDRIAALVAHLVGAEALVLLTDTAGVLTADPRFDSEASLIEEILEVDHGLEALAGGAGTARGSGGMATKLAAAKIASWSGVRTVIAAAERPGVVADALADVAGVGTVVRPRSRRLSARKLWIAFAVGSSGTVVVDAGARVALESSGRSLLPAGVVGVHGSFAAGEAVEVAQDGGAVFAKGIAAVAADALRAVAGFRTPALPEGTPHEVIHRDDLVVLPA, from the coding sequence GTGGCGTCCACTGGTCCCGACCCTCACCGAGCGACCTCGTACCGCTCGTCCACCGTCGTCAAGGTCGTGGTCAAGGTGGGGACCTCGTCGCTGACCGACGAGCTGGGCACCATCGACGAGGCCGCGGTGGCCAAGGTGTGCGCCGAGATCGCCGCCGTCCGCTCAGTCGGCTACCAGGTGGTGGCCGTCACCTCCGGGGCCATCGCCGCCGGTCTCCCGGTGCTGGGCCTGGCCGGTCGCCGGCCCCGCGACCCGGTCACCCTCCAGGCCCTCTCGGCCGTGGGCCAGAGCCGGCTCATGGGGGTGTGGGACCGCCACCTGGCCGAGCACGGCCTGATCGGTGGCCAGGTGCTGCTGGCCCCCCTCGACTTCGCCCTCCGGGACCAGTACCTGCACGCCCGGGCCACGCTCACCCGGCTGCTGGAGCTGGGCGTGGTGCCGGTGGTGAACGAGAACGACGCCGTCGCCGACGACGAGATCCGCTTCGGGGACAACGACCGCATCGCCGCCCTGGTCGCCCACCTGGTGGGGGCCGAGGCCCTGGTGCTGCTGACCGACACCGCCGGGGTGCTGACCGCCGATCCTCGCTTCGACTCCGAGGCGTCCCTGATCGAGGAGATCCTGGAGGTCGACCACGGCCTGGAGGCCCTGGCCGGGGGAGCGGGCACGGCCCGGGGCAGCGGGGGCATGGCCACCAAGCTGGCCGCGGCCAAGATCGCCTCGTGGTCCGGGGTGCGCACCGTGATCGCCGCCGCCGAGCGGCCCGGCGTGGTGGCCGACGCCCTGGCTGACGTGGCCGGGGTGGGCACCGTGGTCCGGCCCCGGTCCCGCCGGCTCTCGGCCCGCAAGCTGTGGATCGCCTTCGCCGTGGGGTCCTCCGGCACGGTGGTGGTCGACGCCGGGGCCCGGGTGGCCCTGGAGAGCTCGGGCCGTTCGCTCCTGCCCGCCGGCGTGGTGGGGGTGCACGGCAGCTTCGCCGCCGGGGAGGCGGTGGAGGTGGCCCAGGACGGGGGAGCGGTGTTCGCCAAGGGCATCGCCGCGGTGGCGGCCGACGCGCTGCGGGCCGTGGCCGGGTTCCGCACCCCGGCCCTGCCCGAGGGCACGCCCCACGAGGTGATCCACCGCGACGACCTCGTCGTCCTCCCCGCCTAG
- a CDS encoding PspA/IM30 family protein codes for MIKLFRRFWKYLTAGANQKFNEKADPKIQLEQAIAEAQEQHRRLTEQAASVIAQQKQTELRLNRKLDDLEKLNANARQAIIMAEEATKAGDAAKVTQYTHAAETFATQLVTTEAEVEELKAMALSSTQASDQAKAAVSQNGMLLQRKLAERQKLLSQLEQAKMQEQMNAAMTSLSATVGADVPSLNEVRDKIEQRHAQAQGMSELHGQSVEGRMLEVEQAAQNTQAQTRLAQLKAELGLGSTAAEAPAAEAAPATEPASQPQPGTA; via the coding sequence ATGATCAAGCTGTTCCGCCGCTTCTGGAAGTACCTCACCGCCGGGGCCAACCAGAAGTTCAACGAGAAGGCCGATCCCAAGATCCAGCTGGAGCAGGCCATCGCCGAGGCCCAGGAGCAGCACCGGCGCCTGACCGAGCAGGCCGCCAGCGTCATCGCCCAGCAGAAGCAGACCGAGCTCCGGCTCAACCGCAAGCTGGACGACCTGGAGAAGCTCAACGCCAACGCCCGGCAGGCCATCATCATGGCCGAGGAGGCCACCAAGGCCGGCGACGCGGCCAAGGTCACGCAGTACACGCATGCCGCCGAGACCTTCGCCACCCAGCTCGTCACCACCGAGGCCGAGGTCGAGGAGCTCAAGGCCATGGCCCTGTCCTCCACCCAGGCCTCCGACCAGGCCAAGGCGGCCGTCTCCCAGAACGGCATGCTCCTCCAGCGCAAGCTGGCCGAGCGCCAGAAGCTCCTGAGCCAGCTCGAGCAGGCCAAGATGCAGGAGCAGATGAACGCGGCCATGACGTCGTTGTCGGCCACCGTGGGCGCCGATGTCCCCTCCCTGAACGAGGTGCGGGACAAGATCGAGCAGCGCCACGCCCAGGCCCAGGGCATGTCGGAGCTGCACGGCCAGTCGGTCGAGGGCCGGATGCTGGAGGTCGAGCAGGCCGCCCAGAACACCCAGGCCCAGACCCGCCTGGCCCAGCTCAAGGCCGAGCTCGGCCTGGGCTCGACGGCCGCCGAGGCCCCCGCCGCCGAGGCCGCCCCGGCGACCGAGCCCGCCTCGCAGCCCCAGCCCGGAACCGCCTGA
- a CDS encoding lipid II flippase MurJ, with product MTGRPHWSQVLGDVADLGASVGAEGRRRALTAAGEAAAAGATGEVPAAGGPVPAPAPAPAPGGDEPGRGRRLLRDNLTVAAGTALSRVTGVGRTVAILGLSASLADVYLLANNTPNIIYELILGGILTATLVPLFTEHLERDDEEATSAVVSVTLVALVVLTALAVVVAPLLILLYSQNVDPDVDAGQFRRIGMELSVLFVPQIFFYGFMALGSALLNARRRFFAAAWAPVLNNVVVVAVLVGAIVFTPGDLDLARVDDDRRLLLLLGLGTTAGIVGMAVSLLPALWRAGVRIRLRPRFRHPAVRAAARLSGWTLGYVVANQVASQIVLVLAVADEGAVRAYQVAFIFFQLPHGLLAVSLMTTFQPDLARAFVQRAWPTFHTRLLQGLRLLVAVMVPASVGYLTLAVLATRLIPSTTYAGGPGEDIATALSGFAPGLLGFSVYLFVLRGFYAVQDTRRPFWINAVENLLNVVAAVAVGLPFGLLGLTSAYSFAYLAAAALALAVLLRRLPAGFDLAGFVRTLLRCLAAAAVMAGAVVAAVLAVVALDRQRIDVALGVGVVVGGGTYLVAALVLGVVADAGLAGRLPGPLHRLDRRR from the coding sequence GTGACCGGCCGGCCGCACTGGTCCCAGGTGCTGGGTGACGTCGCCGACCTGGGGGCGTCGGTGGGGGCCGAGGGACGGCGCCGGGCCCTCACCGCCGCCGGCGAGGCGGCGGCCGCCGGCGCCACCGGGGAGGTCCCGGCGGCCGGGGGCCCGGTCCCCGCCCCGGCACCGGCCCCGGCGCCCGGGGGCGACGAGCCGGGCCGCGGTCGGCGCCTGCTGCGCGACAACCTCACCGTGGCCGCCGGCACCGCCCTGTCCCGGGTCACCGGGGTGGGCCGGACCGTGGCCATCCTCGGGCTCTCGGCCTCGCTGGCCGACGTCTACCTGCTGGCCAACAACACGCCCAACATCATCTACGAGCTCATCCTGGGCGGGATCCTCACCGCCACCCTGGTCCCCCTCTTCACCGAGCACCTCGAGCGCGACGACGAGGAGGCCACCAGCGCGGTGGTGTCGGTGACGCTGGTGGCCCTCGTCGTCCTCACCGCCCTGGCGGTGGTGGTGGCCCCGCTGCTGATCCTGCTCTACAGCCAGAACGTCGACCCCGACGTGGACGCCGGGCAGTTCCGCCGCATCGGCATGGAGCTGAGCGTCCTGTTCGTGCCCCAGATCTTCTTCTACGGCTTCATGGCCCTGGGCTCGGCCCTGCTCAACGCCCGCCGGCGCTTCTTCGCCGCGGCCTGGGCCCCCGTGCTCAACAACGTGGTGGTGGTGGCCGTCCTGGTGGGAGCCATCGTCTTCACCCCCGGCGACCTCGACCTGGCCCGGGTCGACGACGACCGCCGGCTCCTCCTCCTCCTGGGCCTGGGGACCACGGCCGGCATCGTGGGCATGGCCGTGTCGCTGCTGCCGGCCCTGTGGCGGGCCGGGGTCCGCATCCGGCTCCGGCCCCGGTTCCGGCACCCGGCGGTGCGGGCCGCGGCCCGGCTCTCGGGGTGGACCCTGGGCTACGTGGTGGCCAACCAGGTGGCCTCCCAGATCGTGCTGGTGCTGGCCGTGGCCGACGAGGGCGCGGTCCGCGCCTACCAGGTGGCCTTCATCTTCTTCCAGCTCCCCCACGGCCTGCTGGCGGTGTCGCTCATGACCACCTTCCAGCCCGACCTGGCCCGGGCCTTCGTGCAGCGGGCCTGGCCCACGTTCCACACCAGGCTGCTCCAGGGCCTGCGCCTGCTGGTGGCGGTGATGGTGCCGGCCTCGGTCGGGTACTTGACCCTGGCCGTGCTGGCCACCCGGCTGATCCCCTCGACCACCTACGCCGGCGGCCCGGGCGAGGACATCGCCACCGCCCTCAGCGGCTTCGCCCCCGGCCTGCTCGGCTTCTCGGTCTACCTGTTCGTCCTGCGGGGCTTCTACGCCGTGCAGGACACCCGGCGGCCGTTCTGGATCAACGCGGTGGAGAACCTCCTGAACGTGGTGGCCGCGGTGGCCGTCGGGCTGCCCTTCGGCCTGCTCGGCCTCACCTCGGCCTACTCCTTCGCCTACCTGGCCGCCGCCGCCCTGGCCCTGGCTGTGCTGCTGCGCCGCCTGCCCGCCGGGTTCGACCTGGCCGGCTTCGTGCGGACCCTGCTGCGCTGCCTGGCCGCCGCCGCGGTGATGGCCGGGGCCGTGGTGGCTGCGGTGCTGGCCGTGGTGGCCCTGGACCGGCAGCGGATCGACGTGGCCCTGGGGGTGGGCGTGGTGGTCGGCGGGGGCACCTACCTGGTCGCCGCCCTGGTGCTGGGCGTGGTGGCCGATGCCGGCCTGGCCGGCCGCCTCCCCGGGCCCCTCCACCGCCTCGACCGACGCCGTTGA